The following proteins are encoded in a genomic region of Arvicanthis niloticus isolate mArvNil1 chromosome 21, mArvNil1.pat.X, whole genome shotgun sequence:
- the Bsn gene encoding protein bassoon encodes MGNEASLEGGAGEGPLPPGGSGLGPGPGAGKPPSALAGGGQLPVAGAARAAGPPTPGLGPVPGPGPGPGPGSVPRRLDPKEPLGSQKATSPTPKQASATAPGRESPRETRAQGPSGQEAEGPRRTLQVDSRTQRSGRSPSVSPDRGSTPTSPYSVPQIAPLPSSTLCPICKTSDLTSTSSQPNFNTCTQCHNKVCNQCGFNPNPHLTQVKEWLCLNCQMQRALGMDMTTAPRSKSQQQLHSPALSPAHSPAKQPLGKPEQERSPRGPGATQSGARQAEAARATSVPGPTQATAPPEVGRVSPQPPLSTKPSTAEPRPPAGEAQGKSATTVPSGLGAGEQTQEGLTGKLFGLGASLLTQASTLMSVQPEADTQGQPSPSKGPPKIVFSDASKEAGPRPPGSGPGPGPTPGAKTEPGARTGPGSGPGALAKTGGTASPKHGRAEHQAASKAAAKPKTMPKERATCPLCQAELNVGSRGPANYNTCTACKLQVCNLCGFNPTPHLVEKTEWLCLNCQTKRLLEGSLGEPAPLPLPTPQQPPAGVPHRAAGAAPLKQKGPQGLGQPSGSLPAKASPQATKASPQATKASPQATKASPQAKPLRASEPSKTSSSAQEKKTGIPAKAEPVPKPPPETTVPPGTPKAKSGVKRTDPATPVVKPVPEAPKSGEAEEPVPKPYSQDLSRSPQSLSDTGYSSDGVSSSQSEITGVVQQEVEQLDSAGVTGPRPPSPSELHKVGGSMRPSVEAQAVAPSAEWSKPPRSSAVEDQKRRPHSLSIMPEAFDSDEELGDILEEDDSLAWGRQREQQDTAESSDDFGSQLRHDYVEDSSEGGLSPLPPQPPAKADMTDEEFMRRQILEMSAEEDNLEEDEAAVSGRGLAKHSAQKASARPRPESSQESVALPKRRLPHNATTGYEELLSEAGPAEPTDGSGALQGGLRRFKTIELNSTGSYGHELDLAQGPDPNLDREPELEMESLTGSPEDRSRGEHSSTLPASTPSYTSGTSPTSLSSLEEDSDSSPSRRQRLEEAKQQRKARHRSHGPLLPTIEDSSEEEELREEEELLREQEKMREVEQQRIRSTARKTRRDKEELRAQRRRERSKTPPSNLSPIEDASPTEELRQAAEMEELHRSSCSEYSPSPSLDSEAETLDGGPTRLYKSGSEYNLPAFMSLYSPTETPSGSSTTPSSGRPLKSAEEAYEDMMRKAELLQRQQVAGARGPHGGPTQPTGPRSQGSFEYQDTQDQDYGSRVSQPASEGTPAGLGAAVYEEILQTSQSIARMRQASSRDLAFTEDKKKEKQFLDAESAYMDPMKQNGGPLTPGTSPTQLAAPVSFSTSTSSDSSGGRVIPDVRVTQHFAKEPQDPLKLHSSPVSPSLASKEVGMTFSQGPGPPATTASLPRGYMTPTSPAGSERSPSTSSTIHSYGQTPTTANYGSQTEELPHAPSGPAGSGRASREKPLSGGDGEVGAPQPSRGYSYFTGSSPPLSPSTPSESPTFSPGKLSPRATAEFSTQTPSLTPSSDIPRSPGMPSPMVAQGTQTPHRPSTPRLVWQQSSQEAPVMVITLASDASSQTRMVHASASTSPLCSPTDSQPTSHSYSQTTPPSASQMPSEPAGPPGFPRAPSAGADGPLALYGWGALPAENISLCRISSVPGTSRVEPGPRPPGTAVVDLRTAVKPTPIILTDQGMDLTSLAVEARKYGLALDPVPGRQSTAVQPLVINLNAQEQTHTFLATATTVSITMASSVLMAQQKQPVVYGDPFQSRLDFGQGSGSPVCLAQVKQVEQAVQTAPYRGGPRGRPREAKFARYNLPNQVTPLARRDILITQMGTAQSVSLKPGPVPEPGAEPHRATPAELRSHALAGTRKPHTVVVQMGEGAAGTVTTLLPEEPAGALDLTGMRPESQLACCDMVYKFPFGSSCTGTFHPAPSAPDKSVTDAALPGQSSGPFRDPEPPEPLTFRAQGVVGPGPHEEQRPYPQGLPGRLYSSMSDTNLAEAGLNYHAQRIGQLFQGPGRDSAVDLSSLKHSYSLGFADGRYLGQGLQYGSFTDLRHPSDLLSHPLPMRRYSSVSNIYSDHRYGPRGDAVGFQEASLAQYSATTAREISRMCAALNSMDQYGGRHGSVSGGPDLVQYQPQHGPGLNAPQGLAPLRSGLLGNPTYPEGQPSPGNLAQYGPAASQGTTVRQLLPSTATVRAADGMIYSTINTPIAATLPITTQPASVLRPMVRGGMYRPYVSGGVTAVPLTSLTRVPMIAPRVPLGPAGLYRYPAPSRFPIASSVPPAEGPVYLGKPAAAKASGAGGPPRPELPAGAAREEPLSTTAPAVIKEAPVAPGPAPPPGQKPAGDAAAGSGALSRPPVEKEEASQEDRQRKQQEQLLQLERERVELEKLRQLRLQEELERERVELQRHREEEQLLVQRELQELQTIKHHVLQQQQEERQAQFALQREQLAQQRLQLEQIQQLQQQLQQQLEEQKQRQKAPFPATCEAPSRGPPPAATELAQNGQYWPPLTHTAFIAVAGTEGPGQPREPVLHRGLPSSASDMSLQTEEQWEAGRSGIKKRHSMPRLRDACEPESGPDPITVRRIADSSVQTDEEEGEGRYLLTRRRRTRRSADCSVQTDDEDNAEWEQPVRRRRSRLSRHSDSGSDSKHEAAASSSTATATARAMSSVGIQTISDCSVQTEPEQLPRVSPAIHITAATDPKVEIVRYISAPEKTGRGESLACQTEPDGQAQGVAGPQLVGPTAISPYLPGIQIVTPGALGRFEKKKPDPLEIGYQAHLPPESLSQLVSRQPPKSPQVLYSPVSPLSPHRLLDPSFASSDRLNKTHVSPQKQFIADSTLRQQTLPRPMKTLQRSLSDPKPLSPTAEESAKERFSLYQHQGGLGSQVSALPPNGLVRKVKRTLPSPPPEEAHLPLAGQVPSQLYAASLLQRGLAGPTTVPATKASLLRELDRDLRLVEHESTKLRKKQAELDEEEKEIDAKLKYLELGITQRKESLAKDRGGRDYPPLRGLGEHRDYLSDSELNQLRLQGCTTPAGQYVDYPASAAVPATPSGPTAFQQPRFPPAAPQYTASSGGPTQNGFPAHQAPTYTGPSTYPAPTYPPGTSYPAEPGLPSQPAFHPTGHYAAPTPMPTTQSAPFPVQADSRTAHQKPRQTSLADLEQKVPTNYEVISSPAVTMSSAPSETGYSGPAVSSSYEQGKAPEHPRGSDRSSVSQSPAPTYPSDSHYTSLEQNVPRNYVMIDDISELTKDSTPTASDSQRLEPLGPGGVSGRPGKDPGEPAVLEGPTLPCCYGRGEEESEEDSYDPRGKSGHHRSMESNGRPASTHYYSDSDYRHGARADKYGPGPMGPKHPSKSLAPAAISSKRSKHRKQGMEQKISKFSPIEEAKDVESDLASYPSPTVSSSLTSRGRKFQDEITYGLKKNVYEQQRYYGVSSRDTVEEDDRMYGGSSRSRVASAYSGEKLSSHDFSSRGKGYERERETAERLQKAGPKPSSLSMAHGRARPPMRSQASEEESPVSPLGRPRPAGGTLPPGDTCPQFCSSHSMPDVQEHVKDGPRAHAYKREEGYILDDSHCVVSDSEAYHLGQEETDWFDKPRDARSDRFRHHGGHTVSSSQKRGPARHSYHDYDEPPDEGLWPHDEGGPGRHTSAKEHRHHSDHGRHSGRHAGEEPGRRAAKPHARDMGRHETRPHPQASPAPAMQKKGQPGYPSSADYSQPSRVPSAYHHASDSKKGSRQAHSGPSALQPKPEAQAQPQMQSRQAVPGPQQSQPPSSRQTPSGTASRQPQTQQQQQQQQQQQQQQQGLGQQAPQQAPSQARQQSQPTPRGTGPAASQPAGKPQPAPTTAPGPQPAGLPRAEQASSSKPAAKAPQQGRAPQAQPTPAPGPAGVKPGARPGATPGAPTGQPGAEGESVFSKILPGGAAEQAGKLTEAVSAFGKKFSSFW; translated from the exons GTGAAGGAGTGGCTCTGTTTGAATTGTCAGATGCAGAGAGCCCTGGGAATGGACATGACCACTGCGCCTCGGTCCAAGAGCCAGCAGCAGTTACACTCCCCGGCCCTGTCTCCTGCCCACTCCCCAGCCAAACAGCCTCTGGGGAAGCCAGAGCAAGAGAGATCTCCTCGGGGCCCAGGGGCCACACAGTCTGGTGCCCGCCAGGCTGAAGCAGCCAGGGCCACCTCAGTGCCTGGGCCTACCCAGGCAACTGCCCCTCCAGAGGTGGGGAGGGTGTCTCCTCAGCCCCCTCTCTCCACCAAGCCTTCCACAGCTGAGCCCAGGCCACCTGCAGGAGAGGCCCAGGGCAAAAGTGCCACCACAGTGCCCTCTGGGCTTGGTGCTGGTGAACAGACCCAGGAGGGCCTCACCGGGAAGCTCTTCGGCCTTGGAGCATCACTGCTGACCCAGGCGAGCACCCTTATGTCTGTGCAGCCAGAGGCTGACACCCAGGGCCAGCCTTCCCCCAGCAAGGGACCACCCAAGATTGTCTTCAGTGATGCCAGCAAGGAGGCAGGTCCAAGGCCCCCAGGCtcagggcctgggcctgggccaaCACCTGGAGCCAAAACCGAGCCTGGGGCTCGAACAGGGCCTGGATCAGGGCCTGGAGCCCTGGCAAAAACTGGAGGAACCGCCAGTCCAAAGCACGGCAGAGCAGAACATCAGGCAGCATCCAAGGCTGCTGCCAAGCCAAAGACTATGCCGAAGGAAAGGGCCACCTGCCCACTGTGCCAAGCCGAGCTCAATGTGGGTAGCAGGGGCCCAGCCAACTACAACACCTGCACTGCCTGCAAGCTCCAGGTGTGCAACCTGTGCGGCTTTAACCCAACCCCCCACCTGGTGGAG aaaacagaatggcTCTGTCTGAACTGCCAAACTAAGCGGCTGCTGGAGGGCAGCTTGGGGGAGCCAgcccccctgcctctgcccaccccaCAGCAACCTCCTGCAGGAGTCCCTCACCGAGCAGCTGGAGCAGCCCCTCTGAAGCAGAAAGGGCCACAGGGGCTGGGCCAGCCCTCAGGCTCCCTGCCTGCCAAGGCCAGCCCTCAGGCCACCAAGGCTAGCCCTCAGGCCACAAAGGCCAGTCCTCAGGCCACCAAGGCCAGCCCTCAGGCCAAGCCTCTCAGGGCTTCTGAACCCAGCAAGACCTCTAGCAGTGCCCAGGAAAAGAAGACAGGGATTCCTGCTAAAGCTGAGCCTGTGCCGAAGCCACCTCCAGAGACTACTGTGCCTCCTGGGACTCCTAAAGCAAAAAGTGGGGTGAAGAGGACTGACCCTGCCACCCCAGTTGTCAAGCCTGTTCCAGAAGCTCCCAAGAGTGGGGAGGCCGAG GAACCTGTCCCCAAGCCTTACTCTCAGGATCTGTCTCGAAGCCCACAAAGCCTCAGTGACACAGGCTACTCCTCCGACGGCGTCTCCAGCTCCCAGAGTGAGATCACAGGTGTTGTACAGCAAGAAGTGGAGCAGCTTGACAGTGCAGGGGTGACAGGCCCTCGTCCACCCAGCCCCTCAGAGCTCCACAAAGTGGGTGGTAGTATGCGCCCTTCAGTGGAGGCCCAGGCTGTGGCTCCCAGTGCTGAATGGAGCAAGCCACCCCGCAGCAGTGCTGTTGAAGACCAGAAACGGCGTCCCCACTCTCTGTCCATCATGCCTGAGGCCTTTGACTCTGATGAGGAGCTGGGGGACATTCTAGAGGAGGATGACTCCTTGGCATGGGGGCGTCAGAGGGAACAGCAAGACACAGCTGAGTCTTCAGATGACTTTGGCAGTCAGCTGAGGCATGACTACGTGGAAGACAGCAGTGAAGGCGGCTTGTCTCCCCTTCCGCCTCAGCCCCCAGCCAAGGCAGACATGACGGATGAAGAGTTCATGCGGCGGCAGATCCTAGAAATGAGTGCCGAGGAAGACAATTTAGAGGAAGACGAAGCTGCTGTCTCCGGGCGAGGTTTGGCCAAACACAGTGCCCAGAAGGCAAGTGCCAGGCCCAGGCCCGAATCTAGCCAAGAATCAGTAGCACTGCCCAAGAGGCGACTACCCCATAATGCCACCACAGGCTACGAGGAACTCCTGTCTGAGGCAGGCCCAGCAGAGCCCACTGATGGCAGCGGAGCCCTTCAGGGAGGTCTCCGTCGCTTTAAAACCATTGAGCTCAACAGCACAGGTAGCTATGGTCATGAGCTAGATCTGGCCCAAGGTCCTGATCCCAACCTGGACCGGGAGCCTGAGCTGGAGATGGAGAGCCTTACAGGCTCACCTGAAGACCGCTCTCGTGGGGAGCACTCCTCTACGCTGCCGGCTTCCACGCCTAGCTATACATCTGgcacctcccccacctccctgtctTCACTGGAGGAGGACAGTGACAGCAGCCCCAGCCGCCGGCAGCGGCTAGAAGAAGCGAAGCAGCAGCGCAAGGCCCGGCACCGGTCCCACGGGCCTCTGCTGCCCACCATCGAGGACTCTTCCGAGGAGGAAGAGCTGCGGGAAGAAGAGGAGCTGCTGCGTGAGCAGGAGAAGATGCGGGAGGTGGAGCAGCAGCGAATTCGAAGCACAGCCCGCAAGACCCGGCGTGATAAGGAAGAGCTTCGAGCTCAGCGGCGGCGTGAGCGCTCCAAGACACCACCTAGTAACCTGTCACCCATTGAAGATGCGTCCCCTACAGAGGAGCTGAGGCAGGCAGCAGAGATGGAGGAGCTGCACCGCTCTTCCTGCTCTGagtattccccctccccctccctggaCTCAGAGGCGGAGACCCTAGATGGCGGCCCCACGCGGCTCTACAAGTCGGGCAGCGAGTACAACCTGCCGGCCTTTATGTCTCTCTACTCACCAACTGAGACCCCTTCGGGCAGTTCCACCACGCCCAGTTCTGGACGGCCCCTTAAGAGTGCTGAGGAGGCCTACGAGGACATGATGAGAAAAGCTGAGCTGCTCCAGAGACAGCAGGTGGCAGGGGCCCGGGGACCCCATGGTGGCCCCACTCAGCCCACAGGCCCCCGCAGCCAGGGCTCTTTTGAATATCAAGACACCCAAGATCAAGACTATGGCAGCAGGGTTTCTCAGCCTGCTTCAGAAGGCACGCCCGCAGGGCTCGGAGCAGCAGTGTACGAGGAGATCCTTCAGACATCCCAGAGCATAGCCCGGATGCGGCAGGCCTCCTCGCGGGATCTGGCCTTCACTGAGGAcaaaaagaaggagaagcagtTTCTGGATGCCGAGAGTGCATACATGGACCCAATGAAGCAAAATGGTGGCCCACTTACCCCTGGGACTAGCCCCACCCAGCTTGCTGCCCCTGTGTCATTTTCCACTTCCACCTCCTCAGACAGCAGCGGGGGCCGAGTTATTCCCGATGTCCGAGTCACTCAGCATTTTGCAAAAGAGCCTCAGGATCCTCTCAAGCTACATagctctcctgtctcccccagtTTGGCCTCTAAGGAGGTAGGCATGACCTTCTCCCAGGGTCCTGGGCCTCcagccaccacagccagcctTCCACGAGGGTATATGACTCCAACCTCCCCAGCTGGCTCTGAGCGTAGCCCATCAACGTCTTCCACAATACATAGCTATGGACAGACCCCAACCACTGCTAACTATGGGTCTCAAACGGAGGAGCTGCCTCACGCTCCCAGTGGCCCTGCTGGAAGTGGacgggcctccagagagaagcctCTGAGTGGGGGTGATGGTGAGGTTGGTGCTCCCCAGCCTTCTCGGGGATATTCTTACTTTACAGGCTCTAGcccacctctctctccatctacccCCTCGGAGAGCCCCACGTTCTCACCAGGCAAGCTGAGCCCAAGGGCCACGGCAGAGTTCTCTACACAGACGCCAAGCCTGACGCCTTCCTCTGACATTCCACGAAGCCCTGGCATGCCCTCCCCCATGGTAgcccaaggcacacagacaccacaccgACCTAGCACTCCTCGCTTGGTGTGGCAGCAGTCTTCCCAGGAGGCTCCTGTTATGGTCATCACTCTGGCATCAGATGCTTCTAGCCAGACCAGAATGGTACACGCCAGTGCCTCTACTTCCCCGCTGTGCTCACCTACCGACTCTCAGCCCACCTCCCATAGCTACAGCCAGACAACACCACCAAGTGCATCTCAAATGCCCTCAGAACCAGCTGGGCCACCTGGTTTCCCACGAGCACCCAGTGCTGGTGCAGATGGGCCCCTGGCACTGTATGGATGGGGTGCCCTCCCTGCTGAAAACATTTCATTATGCCGGATCTCCTCTGTCCCTGGGACATCTAGAGTTGAGCCAGGCCCCAGGCCCCCGGGCACTGCTGTGGTAGACCTTCGCACAGCCGTCAAGCCCACACCCATTATCCTTACTGACCAGGGTATGGATCTGACCTCTCTTGCTGTGGAAGCAAGGAAGTATGGCCTTGCCCTGGATCCAGTTCCAGGACGCCAGTCAACTGCTGTGCAGCCTCTAGTTATTAATCTCAATGCCCAAGAGCAGACCCATACCTTCCTGGCCACTGCCACCACAGTGAGCATCACCATGGCCTCCTCTGTGCTCATGGCTCAGCAGAAGCAACCAGTGGTATATGGAGATCCTTTCCAGAGCCGCCTTGACTTTGGCCAGGGTTCAGGTAGCCCTGTGTGTCTGGCCCAAGTCAAGCAAGTAGAGCAGGCTGTCCAGACAGCCCCATACCGAGGTGGACCCAGGgggagacccagagaggctaagtttGCCAGGTATAACCTTCCCAACCAGGTAACACCTCTGGCCAGAAGGGACATTCTGATCACTCAGATGGGCACCGCCCAGAGTGTGAGCCTGAAGCCAGGACCAGTGCCAGAACCTGGTGCTGAACCCCACCGGGCTACTCCTGCAGAGCTCCGGTCACATGCTCTGGCAGGTACCAGGAAGCCACACACAGTGGTGGTGCAGATGGGAGAGGGCGCGGCTGGCACAGTGACTACCCTGCTCCCAGAAGAGCCAGCGGGTGCCCTGGACCTCACCGGAATGAGGCCTGAGAGCCAGCTGGCATGCTGTGACATGGTCTACAAGTTTCCCTTTGGCAGTAGCTGCACTGGCACCTTCCATCCTGCCCCTAGCGCACCTGACAAGAGTGTGACAGATGCTGCCTTGCCAGGCCAAAGCAGTGGCCCCTTCAGAGACCCTGAGCCCCCAGAGCCCCTCACCTTCCGGGCACAGGGGGTAGTAGGACCTGGGCCCCATGAAGAACAGAGGCCCTATCCACAGGGCCTGCCTGGCAGGCTATACTCCTCCATGTCTGATACCAATTTGGCCGAAGCTGGCCTCAACTACCACGCCCAGAGGATTGGGCAGCTCTTCCAGGGCCCTGGGAGAGACTCGGCGGTGGATCTCAGCTCACTGAAGCACTCTTACAGTTTAGGCTTTGCCGATGGACGCTACTTAGGGCAGGGCTTACAGTATGGCTCGTTCACAGACCTGCGTCACCCCTCAGACCTTTTGTCTCACCCACTTCCCATGCGGCGCTATAGCTCAGTGTCAAACATCTATTCAGACCACCGGTATGGCCCACGGGGAGATGCAGTTGGCTTtcaggaggccagcctggctcaGTACAGTGCCACCACAGCCCGAGAGATCAGCCGCATGTGTGCAGCCCTCAACTCCATGGACCAGTACGGTGGGCGGCATGGCAGTGTAAGTGGCGGGCCTGACCTCGTGCAGTACCAGCCCCAGCATGGGCCTGGACTCAATGCTCCACAGGGTCTGGCTCCCCTTAGATCTGGCCTCCTTGGCAACCCCACCTACCCAGAAGGGCAACCAAGCCCTGGGAACCTTGCTCAGTATGGGCCTGCGGCAAGCCAAGGAACAACAGTCAGACAGTTGCTCCCATCCACAGCGACAGTGCGTGCAGCTGATGGCATGATCTACTCGACTATCAATACCCCGATTGCTGCAACGCTGCCCATCACCACCCAGCCTGCCTCAGTACTGCGGCCCATGGTGCGTGGTGGCATGTACAGGCCTTACGTATCTGGTGGAGTCACAGCTGTGCCCCTTACCAGCCTGACCCGGGTGCCCATGATTGCTCCTCGGGTACCTCTTGGACCAGCGGGGTTATACCGCTATCCTGCACCAAGTCGATTCCCCATAGCTTCCAGCGTGCCACCTGCTGAAGGACCTGTCTATCTGGGAAAGCCTGCTGCTGCCAAGGCCTCCGGGGCAGGAGGTCCACCAAGGCCTGAGCTACCAGCAGGGGCCGCTCGTGAAGAACCTCTTTCTACAACTGCCCCTGCTGTCATCAAGGAAGCCCCCGTGGCCCCGGGCCCAGCCCCACCACCTGGTCAGAAGCCAGCAGGAGACGCTGCTGCTGGGAGTGGAGCCCTCAGCCGGCCTCcggtggagaaggaggaagcctCTCAGGAGGACCGGCAGCGGAAGCAGCAGGAGCAGCTGCTGCAGCTGGAGCGGGAACGGGTAGAGTTGGAAAAGCTGCGACAGTTGCGGCTGCAGGAAGAGCTGGAGCGGGAGAGGGTGGAGCTGCAGAGGCATCGTGAGGAGGAGCAGCTGCTGGTGCAGCGAGAGTTGCAGGAGCTCCAGACCATCAAGCATCACgtgctgcagcagcagcaagaagagCGCCAGGCTCAGTTTGCACTGCAGCGTGAGCAGCTGGCGCAGCAGCGGCTGCAGCTAGAGCAGATCCAGCAGttgcagcagcagctgcagcagcagctagaggagcagaaacagaggcagaaggctCCCTTTCCCGCAACATGTGAGGCACCTAGCCGAGGGCCTCCCCCCGCTGCTACTGAGCTGGCCCAGAATGGCCAGTATTGGCCACCTTTGACCCACACAGCCTTCATTGCCGTGGCAGGAACCGAAGGGCCCGGACAACCTCGTGAGCCTGTGCTGCACAGGGGCCTTCCCAGCTCCGCCTCAGACATGTCACTGCAAACTGAGGAGCAGTGGGAGGCTGGCCGTAGTGGCATCAAGAAACGTCACTCTATGCCACGCCTGAGAGATGCCTGTGAGCCGGAGTCGGGACCTGATCCCATCACGGTCAGGAGAATTGCAGACAGCAGTGTTCAGAcagatgaggaggagggtgagggcCGCTACCTTCTGACCCGCAGGCGCAGGACACGGCGCAGTGCCGACTGCAGTGTGCAGACAGACGACGAAGACAATGCCGAATGGGAGCAACCTGTCCGCCGCCGCAGGTCTCGTCTTTCCCGTCACTCAGACTCAGGCTCTGACAGCAAGCACGAGGCCGCCGCCTCCTCATCCACTGCCACCGCTACTGCGAGGGCCATGAGCAGTGTGGGCATCCAGACAATCAGTGACTGCTCTGTACAGACTGAGCCTGAGCAGCTGCCCAGGGTCtctccagccatccacatcacaGCTGCCACTGACCCAAAGGTGGAGATTGTCAGATACATATCAGCACCAGAAAAGACTGGGCGAGGGGAGAGCCTGGCCTGCCAGACGGAACCGGATGGGCAGGCTCAGGGTGTGGCTGGGCCACAGCTCGTAGGACCAACTGCCATCAGCCCCTACCTACCTGGCATCCAGATAGTCACCCCAGGAGCCCTGGGCAGATTTGAAAAGAAGAAGCCAGATCCTCTTGAGATCGGGTACCAGGCCCACCTGCCCCCGGAGTCCCTGTCGCAGCTTGTGAGCCGCCAGCCTCCTAAGTCTCCACAAGTGCTCTACTCGCCAGTGTCACCACTGTCCCCACACCGGCTCCTGGACCCCTCCTTTGCTTCCAGTGACAGGCTGAACAAGACTCACGTGAGTCCCCAGAAGCAATTCATAGCTGACAGCACTCTTCGCCAACAGACTCTGCCTCGCCCCATGAAGACCCTGCAGCGGTCCCTGTCCGACCCTAAGCCCCTGAGCCCCACCGCCGAGGAGTCTGCCAAAGAGAGATTCTCCCTCTACCAGCACCAGGGGGGACTAGGTAGCCAG GTGTCGGCGCTACCACCCAACGGCCTGGTCCGCAAGGTGAAGCGGACACTGCCCAGCCCCCCTCCAGAGGAAGCTCACCTTCCCCTGGCTGGCCAGGTGCCCTCACAGCTGTATGCAGCCAGTCTGCTGCAGCGAGGGTTGGCGGGGCCCACCACCGTCCCTGCTaccaaggccagcctgctccGGGAGCTGGACCGGGACCTGCGGCTGGTGGAGCATGAGTCCACCAAGCTGCGCAAGAAGCAGGCGGAGTTGgacgaggaggagaaggagattgATGCCAAGCTCAAGTACCTGGAGCTGGGCATCACCCAGCGCAAAGAGTCGTTGGCCAAAGACCGGGGTGGCCGTGACTACCCACCTTTACGTGGCCTTGGTGAGCATCGTGACTACCTGTCTGACAGCGAGCTCAACCAGCTGCGGCTCCAGGGTTGTACCACACCCGCTGGTCAGTATGTGGACTACCCTGCCTCAGCTGCTGTGCCTGCCACCCCCTCTGGCCCCACTGCCTTCCAACAGCCCCGGTTCCCACCTGCAGCCCCACAGTATACTGCAAGCAGTGGTGGACCAACTCAGAATGGATTTCCAGCCCACCAGGCACCTACCTACACTGGCCCTAGCACGTACCCAGCACCTACCTACCCTCCTGGGACTAGTTATCCAGCTGAGCCTGGCCTGCCAAGCCAACCGGCTTTCCACCCCACAGGCCATTACGCAGCCCCAACACCCATGCCAACCACGCAGAGCGCCCCCTTTCCAGTCCAAGCTGACAGTCGTACTGCCCATCAGAAGCCACGTCAGACTTCACTGGCTGATCTGGAACAGAAGGTTCCCACCAATTACGAGGTGATTAGCAGCCCTGCGGTAACCATGTCGTCAGCCCCCTCTGAAACTGGCTACAGTGGTCCAGCTGTGAGCAGCAGCTATGAGCAGGGTAAAGCCCCTGAGCATCCCCGGGGCAGTGACCGAAGCAGTGTGAGCCAGAGCCCAGCCCCTACTTATCCCTCTGACTCCCACTACACCAGTCTGGAGCAGAACGTTCCTCGAAACTATGTGATGATCGATGACATCAGTGAGCTGACGAAGGACAGCACTCCCACTGCCTCAGATAGCCAAAGGCTGGAGCCTTTGGGGCCAGGTGGAGTCAGTGGGCGCCCTGGGAAGGATCCTGGAGAACCAGCTGTCCTTGAGGGACCCACTCTGCCCTGCTGCTATGGCAGAGGTGAGGAAGAATCTGAGGAGGACTCATATGACCCCCGTGGGAAATCTGGTCATCACCGGAGCATGGAGAGCAACGGCCGGCCAGCTAGCACCCACTATTACAGTGACAGTGACTATAGACATGGGGCTCGAGCAGACAAGTATGGGCCAGGACCCATGGGGCCAAAGCATCCCTCTAAGAGCCTGGCCCCAGCTGCCATCTCCTCAAAGCGCAGCAAGCACCGGAAGCAAGGCATGGAGCAAAAGATTTCCAAGTTCTCCCCTATCGAGGAGGCCAAGGATGTGGAATCAGACCTGGCCTCCTATCCCTCACCCACCGTCAGCAGCAGCCTGACCTCTCGGGGCAGAAAGTTCCAGGATGAAATCACCTATGGGCTCAAGAAGAATGTGTATGAACAGCAGAGGTACTATGGGGTGTCCAGCCGGGACACAGTAGAGGAGGATGACCGTATGTATGGTGGCAGCAGCCGGTCCCGAGTGGCATCGGCATACAGTGGGGAGAAGCTGTCCAGCCATGATTTCAGCAGCCGAGGCAAAGGGTATGAACGGGAACGGGAGACTGCAGAGCGACTTCAAAAGGCGGGCCCCAAGCCCTCATCCCTGAGCATGGCCCATGGCCGGGCACGGCCCCCCATGAGGAGCCAGGCCTCTGAAGAGGAGAGCCCTGTCAGCCCCTTAGGGCGGCCCCGTCCCGCAGGGGGCACTCTCCCTCCTGGGGATACCTGCCCACAGTTCTGCTCCAGCCACTCCATGCCTGATGTCCAGGAGCATGTCAAGGATGGACCACGGGCCCATGCATATAAGCGTGAGGAGGGCTACATCTTGGATGATTCCCACTGCGTGGTTTCTGACAGCGAAG CGTATCACCTGGGCCAGGAGGAGACAGACTGGTTTGATAAGCCCCGAGATGCCCGCTCCGACCGGTTCAGGCACCATGGGGGCCATACAGTCTCCTCCTCCCAGAAGCGAGGCCCTGCCAGGCACAGCTACCATGACTACGATGAGCCCCCTGACGAGGGCCTATGGCCTCATGATGAGGGTGGTCCAGGCCGGCATACCTCAGCCAAGGAACACCGGCACCACAGTGACCACGGGAGGCACTCAGGCCGCCATGCTGGTGAGGAGCCAGGACGGCGTGCTGCCAAACCACATGCTCGGGACATGGGTCGCCACGAGACCAGGCCTCATCCTCAGGCCAGCCCTGCCCCTGCCATGCAGAAGAAGGGTCAGCCTGGGTACCCCAGCTCTGCTGATTATTCACAACCATCCCGTGTTCCATCAGCATACCACCATGCCTCTGACAGCAAAAAGGGCTCCCGGCAGGCCCACTCTGGGCCTTCTGCCCTGCAGCCAAAGCCAGAAGCCCAGGCACAGCCACAGATGCAAAGCCGGCAGGCGGTTCCAGGACCGCAGCAATCACAGCCACCATCATCCAGGCAGACGCCCTCAGGCACAGCATCACGCCAGCCACagacacagcagcagcaacaacaacagcagcagcagcagcagcaacagcaaggTCTTGGACAACAAGCTCCCCAGCAGGCCCCATCACAGGCTCGGCAACAGAGCCAGCCAACCCCCCGGGGCACAGGCCCtgctgccagccagccagcagggAAACCTCAGCCGGCCCCCACCACAGCCCCAGGGCCCCAGCCAGCAGGACTG CCACGTGCAGAACAGGCAAGCAGCTCCAAACCTGCAGCCAAAGCGCCCCAGCAGGGGCGGGCTCCTCAGGCCCAGCCAACTCCAGCACCTGGACCTGCAG GGGTGAAGCCTGGAGCCAGGCCTGGGGCCACCCCAGGGGCTCCCACTGGTCAGCcaggggcagaaggagagagtGTATTCTCTAAGATCCTCCCTGGTGGGGCAGCAGAGCAAGCTGGAAAGCTGACAGAAG CTGTCTCTGCTTTTGGCAAAAAATTTTCCTCGTTCTGGTGA